The sequence TCGTGGGAGCGACTCCCAATCGTCGCAGGTAAAGAAAGTGGGTGAGACCAGCGCGAACGAGGCGAAGTGCATCGCCGCGAGGTGCAGCTCCTCCACCTGGTAGGGCGAAGGGGCCTGCCCCTGCACGATTCCCTCGAACCCGTCGGTGCCCGCCTCGCTCGGAAAACGCCACGGCCAGACCGGGGGCGGAGGCGGCGGCGCGAATACGCCCTTGCTCGGTTCGCGCACAGGACTGAGGGCCGCCGCGAGCGCGGGGCGCTCCGGCCAGAGCTTGCCGTCGCGCGGAAAACCCAGCAGGTCGGCGATCGTGTTGTTGTACTCGGCCGGCGTCAGGGCAAGCAGCGGCGCCCCGGCCGGGTCCGGCGACTGGGCGGCGGCGCCCGGCGGCACGATCGCGCAGGCTGCCAGCGCCGGCAGAAGGCGCCGAAAGAGCCGCCAGATGGCCCGCATCGCGCGATTATAGCGGGGCCATCGGGAAGACCAGGACGATGGAAAAGCCCCAGGGGGAAGCGTCGTCGAGCCACATCTCGTTGCCGATGACGTCGCCCGCGCGCGGCAGTCCGGTGGCGACGTAGTCGAGCGATCCTTCCACCTCCACCCCCTTCAGCCAATTCCCCTCCGGCAGCCAGTTGAAGATGAGAAAGGCGGTATCCAGCTCGAAGTTCAGCTTGTGCGTGTAAACGCTCGGGTCGCCGGGCCGCTCGCCCGAGCTGAACTTGTCGACGATGTCGAAGTGGCTCTCCACCCAGCCGCCGGTCTGATCGCCGGTCAGCCAGTCGATGTTCAGTTCGAACTCGAACTCGATGCCGTTGTCGCGGAACGTCCCGCTCGCGCCAGTGAAGGGGTGGGTGTCCGTCTGGCCGGCCGGCGTGAAGATCGTCTCCAGAGTAAAACCGATCCGCGGAATCTCGGTGGGGATGCCCAGAGCCAGGATCAGCTCCGGCACCAGCTCCGTCGCCTCGCGGACGGGAGGGCCGACCGGGTTGCCGGCGGCGTCCAACTCCTGGACGCGCCCCCCGCGGCCGAGCGGCTCGAAGGTGAACGTCGGCTCCACCTTGAAGTCGGGCGTGCAGAAGACGCGGCAGGGCGGATCGTCCTCCTGCGCCGCCGCCAATGCCGGCCACGCTACCAGGATCGACGCCGCGACCCATCCCCCGATCACGGCGCCGCTCACACGTTTCGTCCTCATCCTCCCGATAGTCTTACACTGGCAGTCAATGACCGGCACTCGCCGAGGCGTCCTGGCGCTTGCCGCCGCGCTGGCGGCCGGCTGCGGCACACCGTCGCCGCCGCCACTCGATCCTGCCGACTACCCGGACGAGTACACCGGCTCCGCCGCCTGCCGCGATTGTCACCTAGAAATCCACGACCGGTGGAGCGAGACGCTGATGGCGAACGTCCTCGTCGATCCGGCCGAGCGTCCCGATGTGATCCTGGGCGACTTCGACAACCCCCATCCCCTGGTGACGTTCGGTCCGGACGACGTGACGTTCACCTACGGCAGCAAGTGGAAGCAGCGCTACTTCACACAGCGGGGGGACGACCTCTTCGTCCTCCCCGCCCAGTGGGACGTGCAGAACGGCGAGTGGCGGCGCTACGGGCCGCGCAACGAGTGGTGGGTGGAGCACTATCCGGAGGACCAGATGGAGCGGCCGACCGGCCCCCTCTGCGACGGCTGCCACTCGGTGAACTATGACCTCCCGACTCGGACCGTCACCGAGTGGAACGTCGGCTGCGAGGCGTGTCACGGCCCGGGGCGGGAGCATGTCTTCGACCCGGTGGCCGAGACGACCGTCAACCCCGCCAGACTCGATCCGGTCCGCGCCACCGACATCTGCATCGCCTGCCACTCGCAGGGCCAGCCGCATGGCAACCCGATCGACGGGGAATACGTCGACTGGCCGGTCGGCTTCCGGCCCGGCGAACGACTGAGCGATTTCTGGGAGCTCGACCCCGCCCATCTGGGCGAGGAGACGGTCACGCACTGGCAGGAAGGCTCGGCGCACAAGAACCGGATGCAGGGAAACGACTACGTCGGGAGCATGATGTACGTGAAGGGCGTCACCTGCACGGACTGCCACGACGTCCATGGCACCGAGCACGACGCGGACCTCATTGCGCCGGGCAACGAAGTCTGCACGTCGTGCCACCAGCCGTATCTGCAACCGGGGCCGATCGGATCGCTCGAGTACCACACGCAGCACGATCCCGAGGGCGAAGGCAGCGCGTGCGTCGCCTGTCACATGCCGCGAATCGCGCGCACGATCGCCGACGTCAACGTCAGCAGCCACACGTTCCGGTTCATCTCGCCCGCGGACACCATTCGCTACGGCATCCCGAACCCGTGCACGTCGTGCCACACCCACGCGGACGAAACCAACGAGTGGGCGCTGGAAGCGTTGCGCGAGTGGCCGCAGGTCTCCCCCTGGCGGGTGGCGCCGTAGTGCCTGAGTGCGCCGGCGTCCATGGTCGGTGCGCCGGCGTCCACGCCGGCATCTGGTGAACCCATGCCGCTCCACCCGCAAATCGTCCACTTCCCGATCGCCCTGATCGTCACGGCGGCCGTAATCGACCTCGTCGCCCTGGGAACCGCGCGCGGCTCGACGCTGCGGCGCGTCGCAACCGGTCTGTATCTCGCCGGCGCCGCGACGCTCCTCGCCGCCTACTTCACCGGCCGGAACGACGCCGAGCTGGTCCGCATCCCCGGCCCGGCGCACGCCCTGGTGGACGAGCACTGGAACTGGGCGCTCTGGACCACGATCTACGCGGGCGCCGTCGCTCTCGCCCGCGCCGCCCTCGAATGGACCGGCCGGATCGCCCCCCGAACGGTCTGGCTGCCGATCGCCGCGGCCGGCCTCGCGACCCTGGTCCTTCTCTACCAGACGGCCGAGCGGGGCGGGCGGCTCGTATACGAACACGGGGTCGCCGTCGCCGCTCCGCGGTGACGCCCAATCGACCCGCCAGGGTCCACGCGCACTGGCACCTCTAGGAGGCCGTGTGAAACCCCGCGTGACATCGAGAGCGGTGAGGCGCCCGGCTGCAAGGCACGAATCAGCTCAGCTCGTCGAGGAGCCGTGAGACGGGCAGCGCTTCTACACTCTCGGCCATCCGAAACTGCCGGTCGCCCGGATACACCACGTACAGCCGATGAAGCTCCAGCGTCTCGAGAGCGGATCGCATCGACGGCGTTAGGCGCGGCGCGGACGTGCGCTTGATCTCGAAGCCATAGCGGTGGCCACCCAGGATCGCGAAGAGGTCGAGTTCCGCGCCGGTGTAGGTGGACCAATGGTAGTAGTCCTCCGTCCTCTTGCCGGTGGCATGGACGATCTGCTGGATGACGAACCCCTCCCATGACGCGCCGACCTTCGGGTGCGAGGCGAGCGTCTCGCGGTCGTTCAGATCGAGCAATGCATGAAGGATGCCCGAATCGGCAATGTACACCTTCGGCGATCGAACCTGCCGTTTGCGGACGTTCTCGAACCAGGGACGGACTTGCCGCACCACGAAGTGCGAGGTCAACAAGTCGAGGTAGCGGCCCACCGTCGTGTGGGAAACGCCGAACGACCGGGCGAACTCGGCGGCGTTCCAGAGTTGGCCGTGCCAGTGGGCGAGCATCGTCCAGAACCGGCGCATCGTAACGGACGGCAGCGGATTGCCGAACGCCGGCAGGTCGCGCTCAAGGAACGTCCGGATGAAGTCGTCGCGCCAGCGGCGGCTCTCCCCGGACGATCGCGCGACATAAGACCGCGGAAACCCACCCCTCAGCCAGAGCCGATCGATGTCGCGCACGTCGCGAAGTCCGAAACCGTCGAGGTCGTGGAAGGCGACGCGCCCTGCAAGGGTCTCCGACGTCTGACGAAGCAATTCGGGCGACGCGCTGCCGAGAACCAGAAACCGCGCCGGCGCCCGCGGTCGGTCGGCCAAGACCCTCAGCAGCGGAAACACCTCCGGCAGGCGTTGAATCTCGTCGAGGACGACAAGCCCGCGAAGCCGTGGCAGTTCCAGGCCGGGATCCGCCAACCTGGCTAGATCTGCGGGATCCTCAAGGTCGAACCAGGTTGTAGATCCGCTGCGAGCAGCGACGAGTTGCCGGGCTAGAGTGGACTTCCCAATCTGCCGGGCGCCGAGCAGGGCGACGACGGGAGACGCTTGCAGTAGCTGCGTCAACCGGCGTAGATGGTGCGGCCGTTGGACCTGCATAGATTGAATTATGAGCGCTGCGTGTTCATTTTTCAATGTAACTACGCGGTTGTCGCGCCCGTGCGACGATGGTACGCTCGACTTCCGTGAGTGGTAACTCTACGACCCGTGTCATGCTGGGCGCCTTGATCGTCACGATGGGTTTGGCCGCCGTCGCCGACGCGCCGGCTGACGCCGCGCCGACGCAAGAGCCCGCAGCAGAGCGACGCCCGCTCAGTCCGCCCGGTCACTCAGCCACCCAGGTGGGCGGCACGTTCGACCCAGTACAGTACGGCTATCTTCACGGCCCCTGGATCGATGTTTATTACGGGCAGCCTCTCAAGCGCGGCCGCGACCTCTTCGGCCCGCCGGACTGGTCGGAAATGCTCAACGACGGCGCTCCGGTGTGGCGAGCCGGCGCGAACGAGACGACGCGCCTCGTCACCCAAGCGCCGTTGATCTTCGGCGGCACGCGGATCGAGCCGGGCGAGTACACGCTGTTCATCGACCTGGCGAATGACGGTTGGACCTTCATCGTCTCGACCTGGCCCGCGCAGCGAGGCTACGACGCCGAGAACCGGGACGCGCTGTTCGGGGCGTTCGACTACACGGATGATCGCGATGTGCTGCGGACGCCCATGGAGCTGGAGACCCTGCCGGTCGCCTTCGAGCAGCTCTCCTGGCAGTTCCTCGACATGACTCCCGAAGGCGGCCGCCTCGCCCTGATCTGGGACACCCGGTTGGCGTCGGTGCCGTTCACGATCGCCGCGGAGTGATACAGTCGGAGTGATGGCGCACGCCGCGCTCCACTTCGCGATCGCCCTGCTGCTTGCGCTTCTGCCGGGGGTGCAGGCCCTATGCGTCGACAGTTGCCTGGAGTTGCCGGCGGAGCTATCGCGCACGGAAGATCCCGCGTGCCATGACGCGCAGGCGAACGACAGCGGTACGCACCATCCGGAAGCCCCCGGTTCCGAAACCGGGTGCGACCATGACGATGCCTCGCGCACGCGGCCGGTCGCCAAGACCGGGATGGATCGCGTCGATACGCTGGCCGTCGTCGTCCCGACGATGCCGCAGGTTGCCGGCATCCCGCTCGTCCTTCCGGTGATCACGGATCGCGCGCCCTCGCCTGCACTGGATTTCGGCGGGTTCCTCACACCGCTTCGCTGCTGATCTCTTCGTCCGTTCCCGTCTCGGTTTTCGTTCAGCCGAATCGACCGATTGCCGGCGTTCGGGCGTTCAGCCCGTTCGCTAGGGAGCAGACCGATGAGAACCAATCGACGACAGTTTCTCGGCGTGACGCTTGCAGGCGTCGGCGCCGCGGCGGCTTCGGCAGAGCCGTCGACCGGCGCGGCAATCGCCAGCGCACCGGCCGCGGCGACGGCGGCGACAGCGGCGACAGCGGACGAGGATTCAAGACCGCTGCCGGTGGTCACCCCCGACCTGCCGACGCTGCAGCCACGCCGCATCGACGCCGACGGCGTGAAGGAGTTCCACCTGGTGGCCGAGCCGGTCCGGCGCGACTTCCTGCCGGGCCGCCCGGTCGACTGCTGGGGCTTCAACGGCACCATGCCGGGTCCGACGATCGAGGTGACCCAGGGGGATCGCGTCCGCCTCGTGGTGGAGAACCGCCTGCCGGAGCTCTTCGCCATGCACTGGCACGGCTTCGAGATTCCGATTGAAATGGACGGCGTTCCGGGTCTGACGCAGGACCCGATCGCGCCGGGTGAGACCTTCGTCTACGAGTTCACGTTGCATCAGCACGGGACGTTCTTCTACCACTCGCACATGGCGATGCAGGAGATGATGGGCATGATCGGCCTCTTCATCATGCATCCGCGCGAGGCGTACGCGCCGCGCGTCGACCGCGACTTCGGCCTCATCTTCCAGGAGTGGGCGCTACGGCCGAACAGCAACGTCCCGAACACGCTGGAGATGGACTTCAACTGGTTCACCATCAACGGCCGCGCCGGGCCGGCGACGACACCGCTGCTGGTGAGGCGGGGCGAGCGGGTCCGGATCCGGATGGTCAACCTGGGGATGGACCACCATCCCATCCACCTGCACGGCAACACGTTCGAGACGGTCGCAACCGAAGGAGGCCGCATCCCGCGCGCGGCGTGGCAGCCGGGCAACACGGTGCTGGTAGGCGTCGCCCAGGCGCGGGACGTCGAGTTCGACGCCAAGTACCCGGGCGACTGGATGCTCCACTGCCACCTGCCGCATCACATGATGAACCACATGGTGGCGATGGTCGGCCCGATGCAGATGCGTCACGGCACCTCCGACGATGCGCCGCAGGTGCCGGGCTTCCCGCAGGACATGTTCATGGCGATGGACTCGATGGTGGAGAAGCCGGAAACACGCGGCCTGCGCCCGACCTGGACCGGCGGAATGATGGGGATGATGACGCTGGTGCGCGTCCTGGAGGACGACCTCTACGACGCCATTCAGGCCGACATCACCGCCCGCCGGAACGGGGAGGTGGCGTGATGCCGCGGCCCTGGCTAACCGGCGCTGGCGCCGTCGCCCTGATGATGGTCATCGCCGCGTCGGCGCCGCGCGGCGCGCAGGCGCAGCCTTCAGGCGAGTCGCTCACGCTTGCCGCCCTCGAGCAGATGGCGCTCGCGCAGAACCCCACGCTGGCGCAGGCGGCGGCGGACGTGACGGCAGCGGACGCGCTCGCCCGGCAGGCGGGGCGATGGCCCAACCCGTCGATCGGGTACACGGCGGACGAGGTGAGCGGCGGCCCGGTTATCCGTTGGGGAGAGCACGGCGTCTTCGTCGAGCAGGTCTTCCCCATCAGCGGGCGCCTCGGAGCCGACCGCGCGGTGCGGCGGGGCGAGGCGGCCGAGGCGCGCGCGCACGAGGCGGCGCAGCGGCAGCGCGTCCTGACGATGGTCCGGCTGCACCACCGTGAAGCGGTGCTGGCCGCCGAGCGGGTGACGATTCGGGACGAGCTGGCCCGGCACGCGGCCGACGTGGTGACGACGACCCGGCAGCTCGCCAATATCGGCGTCGTCGACCGACCGGATCTCCTGGAAGCCGAAGCGGACGCGCATGCCGCGCAGGTGGCGGCGGAGGCGGCGCGGCACGACGAGTGGCGCATCTGGCGCGAGCTGGGCGTCGCGGTTGGCGACCCGTCGCTCCGGCCAGCGCCACTTGCCGCCGATCCGGCCGCGTTGCCGCCGCCCGTCGACGAGGGAATGGCGCTGGCCGTGCTGCTGCGCGACAGCCCGGAGCTGCGGGCGGCCGAAGCGGCGGTGACGCGGGCGGCCGCGTCGGTCGTGCGCGCGCGCAAGGAAACAAAGCCCGACCTGGTCGTCCGCGCCGGTCCGCGCTACAACCGCGAGCTGCTCGACCATGGCCCGTCGCCGGTCGGCATGGAAGCGTTTGCGGATGTCGGTGTCACCATTCCGCTCTGGAACCGCAACCGTGACGGCATCGCGGCGGCCGAAGCGGAACTGACGCGGGCGCGCGCTGAAGTGTCGCGCGTCGAGTTGGATCTGCGCGCCCGGTTCGCGGGGGAGTATCAGACCTACGCCGCGGGGGCGGACGATGTCCGCGCCTACCGCGACGAGATCGTCCCGCGGGCAGACGAGGCGCACCGCCTCCGCCTGGAACGCTACCGGCAGATGATGGCGGAGTACACCGACGTCCTTACGGCCCGGCAGCGTCTCTTCACCATGCGCGAGATGTACCTCGACGCTCTCGGCCGGGCGTGGCGCGCCGCCATCCTGATAGACGGCCTGCTGCTGGAGGACGGCCTGATGTCGCCCTGATCGGGTGATCCGGCGTCTGCCTGGTGCGCCGGCCTCCAGGCCGGCACTGGCTACGACTCGCTGCCGAACCGCTGCGCGTCGGACGCCGCGTAGTGCGCCATCATCCGGTCGAGGTTGACGGTCGCCTCGAGCCGGTCGACCACTTCCGCCAGCCGGCCGCCCGGAATGACGCAGGTCATCTCTTCCGGCCGCATGCCGGTCCGGGCGCGGCTCAGGGCGCAGCCCACGCTGGCGGCGACCGTGCCCTGCTCCTTGGCCATCGCCACGATGTGGCACTGCGGCTTCCCTTCGAACACCACATCCGGGCAGGCGCCTTTGAGCGTCATCAACGCCAGGCCATTGACTCGAAGCAGCACGACGTCGGGCGTCACCGCGGCTTCGGCCAAGGGTCCGTAGACCACCGAACCCGGGCGCTCCGCGACGTGCGGGAGACCCATGACCGCGGCCTGGTCCACCCAGCCGGCCGCAAGGACCGCCTCGACGTCATCCTTCGCCGCGGCCTCCTCCAGCGTCATGAAGCCATGCGTATAGCTGCCGACGCTGCAGTTGGCGTGGTCCGCCGCCTCCGTCGCAAACGTCCCTTCCGCGCCGTGGATCCAGAAAACGCAGCCGGCCGGGACCTGCCCGGTCCGCCCGCGATCGTTCGGTTCCGGATAGTCCGGCGTCACCCGGTCCGCCGGAGGGGTCTCTCCCGGCGCATGAAACGAGATCGCCACGGGCGCCCCGGTTGGCTTCAGCGCGGCTACGAGACGTTGGTTCAGGCTCTTCCAGTCAGTCGATGTATCAGACATGGCGCCCATGATACCCGAGCGGCCCTTGGGCATACGGCGGCCGGGCCATTGCAAATGTAAAATCATATATTGTATTTGCACAATTCAAAATGGGCGCCGCGTACTTCCCCCGCACCCTCACCACCACTATCCGCCGAGCGCTGCGGACATTTCCCGCCGTGATCGTCACGGGCGCGCGGCAAACGGGCAAGACGACACTACTGCGCGAGGAGTTCGGCGCGACCCATCGTTACGTGTCGCTCGAGCGTCCGGACGTGAGGGAGGTCGCACGCGACGACCCGACCGGCTTCGTTGCCGACGCCGGTCCTCGCGCCATCCTGGACGAGATTCAGTACGTGCCGGAACTCCTTAACTATGTCAAGGAGGCGATCGACGAGAACCGGCGACCGGGCTCCTGGCTGCTGACCGGTTCACAGGACTTCACCCTGATGCGTGGCGTCAGCCAGACGCTGGCGGGACGCGTGGCCGTGCTCCACCTCGATCCGCTCTCGGTGGCGGAGATCGCAGCCGCCCGCAGCACGCCCACGCTCGCGCGCCTCGTCGCGGGGCGCGCGATCCGCACCGTCGCGCCGCCACCCGACCTGGGCGACTGGCTCCACCGTGGCGGCTATCCCGAACCCCGCCTCAATCGGCGTGTCGATCGCGATCTCTGGATGCAGAGTTACGTTCAGACCTACCTGGAACGCGATCTCCGTAACCTGGAGCAGGTATCGGACCTGGAGACGTTTCGCGCCTTCTTCGCCCTGACCTGCGCCTCGACCGGGCAGGTGCTGAACCTGGCCCGCCTCGGCCGCGACGCGGGGGTGACCGGACCGACCGCCAAGCGCTGGCTCAACCTGTTGGTCGCGAGCCGCCTCGTAGCGCTGCTTCCCCCGTATCACCGCAACTTCGGCAAGCGGATCCGGAAGAGCCCCAAGCTCCACCTAGTCGATCCGGGTCTCGCCAGCTGGATGCTCGGCTATCGGACGGTCGACGCGATCCTACAGGGCCCGGCCCTCGGCGCCCTCACCGAATCCGCCGTCGTCGCCGAGCTCCTCAAGGCGGCCCACAACGGCGGCAGCCCACCCCGCCTCTTCCACTGGCAGAGCGCCAGTCTCGAAGTGGACATCGTCGCCGACATCGACGGTCGCCTATACGGCATCGAGGTGAAGGCCACGCGCACCCCGACCCTTCGGCACGCCGACCACCTCGCCCGTTGGTGTGAGCTGACCGGCGGCAGCGGCCTCCTCGCCTGCCGCACGGATCGGGTCCGCTCGCTCGGCAAGGGAATCCGAGCCGTCCCCTGGCACTTCTGCGTGGCAGCAGGCTGACTTGCGCCAGCCAGCGATCACTCCACCCGCACGAAATCGCGAGCGTCAGCCGGTGAGTCGAAGATCTCCCGCAGGCGCGTGCAGCGGTACGCGAAGACGCGCCGCAGGTCCGGGGCGACAAGGAAGCGATTCACCACGCGGCCGCCCGGAACGGCGTAGGCGACATCATCCTCCGCCACCGTCATGCCGACCTCTTCCCGGAAGCGGTGTTCGTGGCGCCACACCAGGTAGGGGCCGCGCTCCTGCTCGTCAACGAACCGGCCCGGCGGCTCCCACGCCGAGATCCGGCTGGTCCACCGGATCGGGATCCCCCGAAGGCGCAGCCGGTAGTCGATGGTCAATCCTTCGCGCATCTCGATCTTGCCGGACGTCAGCACATGGAACCGGAGCCAGGGCGGTGTTATGCGCTCCAGATTGCGGGCGTCGGCAAAGAACGGGAAGACCTCGCTCAGCGGGCGCCTCAGCCGGATTGATACGTGAAGCCGGTGCGTCTTGCGGGCCACTACTTTCAGCATAGCCCGAGCGATTCTTCGGGTTTCGTGGCCAGCGATAGGCTGTCCGAGGCGGGCCGCGCACGGTCGGAGGACTACGTGGCCCGCGCTGCTTGTTCGACGATGGCCTGCAGCCCCCGCACACCGTCGGTCAGGCACGCCGGACCGGGCTGCAGGATGATGGTCGACTTGATCTCGTGAACCGCGCCCGCACGTACCGCGTTGATCCGGTCCCAACCGGGTCGGGCAGTCACTTTCTCCGGCCGGAACTTCCGCCCGCACCACGAGCCGACGATGCGGTGCTCCTCTCCCAGGAGGTAGAACCACTCCGTGGTCTCCTCCGTCATGCAGACGATGCGTTCGGGAAAGCGGGGCTCGGACACCTGACGAGCGTACAGGAGTCCTGGAAGCAGCTGGCTGAACGCCTCTGCTAGCCTCGAGGGCTGGCGAACCAGCGAGCGCACCGGCTGCGGCTAGAGCCCGCGCAGGCCGAAGGGACCGCCGACCCCGCCGACCAGGCAATGTTCATTTCAACTTGAGAGAGGGATAATCCGGCGTCCGCGGCGTCAGCGTCCGGTTCGCACAATCCGCGATCAGGTCCAAGCCTTCCAGAACGATCTGCCCGATCAGCGGCTCGCTCAGCGGCGGGCCCACGACGCACTCTGTGACCATGAACCGATCGCAGACCTCGATGGCGACGGGACCTGCAACCGGCCGCTCGTCCCTGCGCTCGTCCGCGTACGTCACGATGGCCGTTCGGAGCTCCTCCAGTCCGAGCCGTTCGACGACGTTCTGAGGCAGCACGAGCATCACCGCGCCCGTGTCGACGACGCCGTCAACGTGGGTGCGGCGCACAGGTTCCGTCCGGAGTCCGCTCCTGGCGTTGCTCCGGTCCACGTAGTTTTCCAGGCCGACATTGACGACGATTTCGCCCACGGCACCCCCTCTTCCCATCGTAGCCGATCAGGATTACGCCACCGATTTCATCGGGGATAATCGAACCGATGTTCGTGCAGACGATAACGAATGTGCGGTTCCGGTAACGAGTCGCCACGCGAATTCTGATGCGCTATCTGGCCCTCGACCTGGAGGTCGGCAAGCGAAACGAGCGAATCAACGCGCTGGCAGCCGTCGATTCCAACGGCAGGTCCTTCGTCCGCACCAGGCTCAAGCAACGCGAGCTTGATGGCGCCCTGCGCGACCTCGACGATTTCGCCGAACCGGCGGACGTCATCCTCGGCCACAACCTGATCCACTTCGACTTGCCGCACCTGCGCGCAGCGGCTCGTCCGCGAACGGCGAAACGATCCGAAGCACGACGCCCGGCTCGCGCTTACGCTCTTCGAAGACGAACGCACCGAACTCGGCAAGGTCGGCGCCGACCTGCTGCTTACTTGGCATTGGCTGACGTCACGGGATGGCGACCTCGTGGCGTTCGATGCGTTGTTCAGGGCGTTGCGGGAGTCTTGGGAAGTCGTGGTGCCTGAGCTGATCTACGACTCGCGAGGGAGCAGGCAATAGGAAGAACCGCGGCCCGACCCTGAAAGCTCCGCGGCGTGCCCGTGCCACATGCTGCCGAACGGACTGAAGTTCCGCAGTCCTATGCAAAGGGTCCGGCCGAAACACCCGCCAGTCGCTCGACAAATCACCCGCTGAAGCTTCGACAAATCACCCGCTGTAACGTCGACAAATCACCCGTTAGGGTTGCGTGGCGCACCGCTGCCGGAGTACAACCTGTGCCAGAAAATTGGGCTGGTTATGACCTACCTGCCGCGAATCGTCGATGCCGAATTGGCCGATCTCCTGAAAGCCGCCGGAGCGGTTCTCATAGAAGGGCCCAGGGCAACTGGGAAAACGGCCACCGCCGCCCGGGCGGCACTCAGCGAAGTGCTGCTCGACGTGGACGACAATGCCAGACGAATGATCGGCGTAGACCCGGCAATCGTTCTGGACGGTGAGACGCCGCGGTTGATCGACGAATGGCAACTCGAGCCGATCATCTGGAACCACGTCCGCAGGGCGATTGATCGCCGCGGCACCCCCGGCCAGTTCATTCTCACCGGTTCCGCCGTGCCCGCCGACGACATCGCCCGGCACACCGGTGCCGGACGTCTTGTTCGCCTGCGCATGCGCCCACTGTCGCTTTACGAAAGCGGGCACTCCAGCGGGGAGATTTCGTTACGACGGCTGCTCGACGGTGCG comes from Acidobacteriota bacterium and encodes:
- a CDS encoding ATP-binding protein; translated protein: MGAAYFPRTLTTTIRRALRTFPAVIVTGARQTGKTTLLREEFGATHRYVSLERPDVREVARDDPTGFVADAGPRAILDEIQYVPELLNYVKEAIDENRRPGSWLLTGSQDFTLMRGVSQTLAGRVAVLHLDPLSVAEIAAARSTPTLARLVAGRAIRTVAPPPDLGDWLHRGGYPEPRLNRRVDRDLWMQSYVQTYLERDLRNLEQVSDLETFRAFFALTCASTGQVLNLARLGRDAGVTGPTAKRWLNLLVASRLVALLPPYHRNFGKRIRKSPKLHLVDPGLASWMLGYRTVDAILQGPALGALTESAVVAELLKAAHNGGSPPRLFHWQSASLEVDIVADIDGRLYGIEVKATRTPTLRHADHLARWCELTGGSGLLACRTDRVRSLGKGIRAVPWHFCVAAG
- a CDS encoding cytochrome C → MTGTRRGVLALAAALAAGCGTPSPPPLDPADYPDEYTGSAACRDCHLEIHDRWSETLMANVLVDPAERPDVILGDFDNPHPLVTFGPDDVTFTYGSKWKQRYFTQRGDDLFVLPAQWDVQNGEWRRYGPRNEWWVEHYPEDQMERPTGPLCDGCHSVNYDLPTRTVTEWNVGCEACHGPGREHVFDPVAETTVNPARLDPVRATDICIACHSQGQPHGNPIDGEYVDWPVGFRPGERLSDFWELDPAHLGEETVTHWQEGSAHKNRMQGNDYVGSMMYVKGVTCTDCHDVHGTEHDADLIAPGNEVCTSCHQPYLQPGPIGSLEYHTQHDPEGEGSACVACHMPRIARTIADVNVSSHTFRFISPADTIRYGIPNPCTSCHTHADETNEWALEALREWPQVSPWRVAP
- a CDS encoding SRPBCC family protein, with amino-acid sequence MLKVVARKTHRLHVSIRLRRPLSEVFPFFADARNLERITPPWLRFHVLTSGKIEMREGLTIDYRLRLRGIPIRWTSRISAWEPPGRFVDEQERGPYLVWRHEHRFREEVGMTVAEDDVAYAVPGGRVVNRFLVAPDLRRVFAYRCTRLREIFDSPADARDFVRVE
- a CDS encoding DUF2911 domain-containing protein, with the protein product MVRSTSVSGNSTTRVMLGALIVTMGLAAVADAPADAAPTQEPAAERRPLSPPGHSATQVGGTFDPVQYGYLHGPWIDVYYGQPLKRGRDLFGPPDWSEMLNDGAPVWRAGANETTRLVTQAPLIFGGTRIEPGEYTLFIDLANDGWTFIVSTWPAQRGYDAENRDALFGAFDYTDDRDVLRTPMELETLPVAFEQLSWQFLDMTPEGGRLALIWDTRLASVPFTIAAE
- a CDS encoding TolC family protein; the encoded protein is MPRPWLTGAGAVALMMVIAASAPRGAQAQPSGESLTLAALEQMALAQNPTLAQAAADVTAADALARQAGRWPNPSIGYTADEVSGGPVIRWGEHGVFVEQVFPISGRLGADRAVRRGEAAEARAHEAAQRQRVLTMVRLHHREAVLAAERVTIRDELARHAADVVTTTRQLANIGVVDRPDLLEAEADAHAAQVAAEAARHDEWRIWRELGVAVGDPSLRPAPLAADPAALPPPVDEGMALAVLLRDSPELRAAEAAVTRAAASVVRARKETKPDLVVRAGPRYNRELLDHGPSPVGMEAFADVGVTIPLWNRNRDGIAAAEAELTRARAEVSRVELDLRARFAGEYQTYAAGADDVRAYRDEIVPRADEAHRLRLERYRQMMAEYTDVLTARQRLFTMREMYLDALGRAWRAAILIDGLLLEDGLMSP
- a CDS encoding copper oxidase gives rise to the protein MRTNRRQFLGVTLAGVGAAAASAEPSTGAAIASAPAAATAATAATADEDSRPLPVVTPDLPTLQPRRIDADGVKEFHLVAEPVRRDFLPGRPVDCWGFNGTMPGPTIEVTQGDRVRLVVENRLPELFAMHWHGFEIPIEMDGVPGLTQDPIAPGETFVYEFTLHQHGTFFYHSHMAMQEMMGMIGLFIMHPREAYAPRVDRDFGLIFQEWALRPNSNVPNTLEMDFNWFTINGRAGPATTPLLVRRGERVRIRMVNLGMDHHPIHLHGNTFETVATEGGRIPRAAWQPGNTVLVGVAQARDVEFDAKYPGDWMLHCHLPHHMMNHMVAMVGPMQMRHGTSDDAPQVPGFPQDMFMAMDSMVEKPETRGLRPTWTGGMMGMMTLVRVLEDDLYDAIQADITARRNGEVA
- a CDS encoding ATP-binding protein; translation: MQVQRPHHLRRLTQLLQASPVVALLGARQIGKSTLARQLVAARSGSTTWFDLEDPADLARLADPGLELPRLRGLVVLDEIQRLPEVFPLLRVLADRPRAPARFLVLGSASPELLRQTSETLAGRVAFHDLDGFGLRDVRDIDRLWLRGGFPRSYVARSSGESRRWRDDFIRTFLERDLPAFGNPLPSVTMRRFWTMLAHWHGQLWNAAEFARSFGVSHTTVGRYLDLLTSHFVVRQVRPWFENVRKRQVRSPKVYIADSGILHALLDLNDRETLASHPKVGASWEGFVIQQIVHATGKRTEDYYHWSTYTGAELDLFAILGGHRYGFEIKRTSAPRLTPSMRSALETLELHRLYVVYPGDRQFRMAESVEALPVSRLLDELS